A genome region from Triticum aestivum cultivar Chinese Spring chromosome 2B, IWGSC CS RefSeq v2.1, whole genome shotgun sequence includes the following:
- the LOC123042615 gene encoding uncharacterized protein At5g50100, chloroplastic, producing MASSLARLGAALPRARPLAAAAAMGAARIPPRGARWDPVAPRPASPYARRCQAHSDVKAPPASESKDAGSSSQSWRIKMLYDGECPLCMREVNMLRERNKSYGAINFVDISSKDYSPKDNQDLDYETAMGRIHAILSDGTIVTDVEAFRRLYEEVGLGWVYAVTKYEPVATIANAVYGVWAKYRMEVTGRPPLEEIFAARRQAGECKDDKACKM from the exons ATGGCGAGCTCGctggcccgcctgggggcggcgctGCCCCGCGCGCGCCCGCTCGCCGCCGCGGCGGCGATGGGAGCGGCGCGCATCCCGCCGCGGGGAGCGCGGTGGGACCCCGTTGCCCCCCGCCCCGCCTCGCCGTACG CTCGCAGATGCCAGGCTCACTCGGACGTGAAGGCGCCCCCTGCATCGGAGTCCAAGGATGCGGGGAGCTCGTCCCAGAGCTGGAGGATCAAGATGCTCTACGACGGTGAATGCCCGCTCTGTATGCGTGAG GTAAACATGTTGAGGGAAAGGAACAAATCATATGGAGCTATAAATTTTGTCGACATCAGCTCGAAAGATTACTCTCCGAAGGACAATCAGGATCTTGATTATGAAACT GCCATGGGGAGGATACATGCCATTCTCTCAGATGGAACTATCGTCACAGATGTTGAG GCATTCAGAAGGCTTTATGAGGAAGTTGGACTGGGATGGGTTTATGCAGTTACTAAGTATGAGCCT GTGGCTACCATAGCAAATGCAGTATATGGTGTATGGGCCAAATACCGTATGGAAGTTACAG GTCGACCTCCCCTGGAGGAAATTTTTGCAGCCCGAAGACAAGCG GGCGAATGTAAAGATGATAAAGCATGCAAGATGTGA